Proteins encoded in a region of the Hippocampus zosterae strain Florida chromosome 11, ASM2543408v3, whole genome shotgun sequence genome:
- the gpr137ba gene encoding G protein-coupled receptor 137Ba isoform X2 — translation MEAPAEGARESFPLPTLTPAVPPYVTLGLTVVYSAFYSLLFIFIYVQLWLVLRYRHKRFSYQTVFLFLCLLWSALRTVLFSFYFKNFVTANTLGPFPFWLLYCFPVCLQFFTLSLMNLYFAQVVFKAKSKYAPELLRYRLPLYLVFLLMSVLFLAVNLVCAMLIAKMSLANIYLESKGTSVCQVSAIGAIVILLYTSRACYNLVVLGLSNSTINSFDYDWYNVSDQADLQSTLGDTGYVVFGVILFVWELLPTSLVVFFFRVRQPNLDRTGSGLPSHVFSSRAYFFDNPRRYDSDDDLAWSVMPQNIQASLAADSYEWGSQSNSISAYVGGDDIYHLPPPPEELNHY, via the exons ATGGAGGCCCCCGCGGAGGGGGCTCGGGAGTCGTTCCCCCTGCCCACTCTCACGCCGGCCGTGCCCCCATACGTGACCCTGGGTCTGACGGTGGTCTACAGCGCCTTCTACTCGCtgctcttcatcttcatctacgTCCAACTGTGGTTGGTGCTGCGCTACCGGCACAAGCGCTTCAGCTACCAGACCGTGTTCCTCTTCCTGTGCCTGCTGTGGTCGGCCTTGCGCACGGTGCTCTTCTCCTTTTACTTCAAGAACTTTGTAACGGCCAACACTTTGGGGCCTTTTCCCTTCTGGCTGTTATACTGCTTCCCCGTGTGCCTGCAGTTCTTCACACTGAGTCTCATGAACCTCTACTTTGCACAG GTCGTGTTCAAGGCCAAGTCCAAATATGCACCAGAACTCCTGAGGTACAG GCTGCCACTCTACCTTGTCTTCCTGTTGATGAGCGTGCTGTTTTTAGCCGTCAACCTGGTGTGCGCCATGCTG ATTGCCAAGATGTCCCTCGCTAACATTTATCTGGAATCCAAG GGCACGTCGGTGTGCCAGGTGAGCGCTATAGGAGCAATCGTTATCCTCCTGTACACGTCCAGGGCCTGCTACAACCTGGTGGTCCTCGGACTCTCCAATAGTACCATCAACTCCTTCGACTACGACTGGTACAATGTTTCTGACCAG gCAGATTTACAGTCCACTCTGGGTGACACGGGCTACGTCGTCTTCGGGGTGATCTTATTTGTTTGGGAGCTGCTCCCCACTTCTCTCGTAGTTTTCTTCTTCAGAGTCCGCCAGCCCAACCTGGACAGG ACCGGTTCTGGGCTTCCCAGTCACGTCTTCTCCTCCAGGGCATATTTCTTTGACAACCCTCGACGTTACGACAGTGACGATGACCTTGCATGGAGCGTCATGCCTCAGAACATCCAAGCCAG TTTGGCTGCCGACAGTTATGAGTGGGGGAGCCAGAGCAACAGCATCAGCGCGTATGTCGGAGGAGATGACATTTACCACCTTCCACCTCCCCCAGAAGAGCTCAACCATTACTGA
- the gpr137ba gene encoding G protein-coupled receptor 137Ba isoform X1 — translation MEAPAEGARESFPLPTLTPAVPPYVTLGLTVVYSAFYSLLFIFIYVQLWLVLRYRHKRFSYQTVFLFLCLLWSALRTVLFSFYFKNFVTANTLGPFPFWLLYCFPVCLQFFTLSLMNLYFAQVVFKAKSKYAPELLRYRLPLYLVFLLMSVLFLAVNLVCAMLVRTSSADARTVVLVRVAINDTLFVLCAVSLSLCLYKIAKMSLANIYLESKGTSVCQVSAIGAIVILLYTSRACYNLVVLGLSNSTINSFDYDWYNVSDQADLQSTLGDTGYVVFGVILFVWELLPTSLVVFFFRVRQPNLDRTGSGLPSHVFSSRAYFFDNPRRYDSDDDLAWSVMPQNIQASLAADSYEWGSQSNSISAYVGGDDIYHLPPPPEELNHY, via the exons ATGGAGGCCCCCGCGGAGGGGGCTCGGGAGTCGTTCCCCCTGCCCACTCTCACGCCGGCCGTGCCCCCATACGTGACCCTGGGTCTGACGGTGGTCTACAGCGCCTTCTACTCGCtgctcttcatcttcatctacgTCCAACTGTGGTTGGTGCTGCGCTACCGGCACAAGCGCTTCAGCTACCAGACCGTGTTCCTCTTCCTGTGCCTGCTGTGGTCGGCCTTGCGCACGGTGCTCTTCTCCTTTTACTTCAAGAACTTTGTAACGGCCAACACTTTGGGGCCTTTTCCCTTCTGGCTGTTATACTGCTTCCCCGTGTGCCTGCAGTTCTTCACACTGAGTCTCATGAACCTCTACTTTGCACAG GTCGTGTTCAAGGCCAAGTCCAAATATGCACCAGAACTCCTGAGGTACAG GCTGCCACTCTACCTTGTCTTCCTGTTGATGAGCGTGCTGTTTTTAGCCGTCAACCTGGTGTGCGCCATGCTGGTGAGGACGTCGTCTGCCGACGCCCGCACCGTGGTGCTGGTCAGGGTGGCCATCAACGACACTCTCTTTGTCCTTTGCGCCGTCTCGCTCTCACTGTGTCTCTACAAGATTGCCAAGATGTCCCTCGCTAACATTTATCTGGAATCCAAG GGCACGTCGGTGTGCCAGGTGAGCGCTATAGGAGCAATCGTTATCCTCCTGTACACGTCCAGGGCCTGCTACAACCTGGTGGTCCTCGGACTCTCCAATAGTACCATCAACTCCTTCGACTACGACTGGTACAATGTTTCTGACCAG gCAGATTTACAGTCCACTCTGGGTGACACGGGCTACGTCGTCTTCGGGGTGATCTTATTTGTTTGGGAGCTGCTCCCCACTTCTCTCGTAGTTTTCTTCTTCAGAGTCCGCCAGCCCAACCTGGACAGG ACCGGTTCTGGGCTTCCCAGTCACGTCTTCTCCTCCAGGGCATATTTCTTTGACAACCCTCGACGTTACGACAGTGACGATGACCTTGCATGGAGCGTCATGCCTCAGAACATCCAAGCCAG TTTGGCTGCCGACAGTTATGAGTGGGGGAGCCAGAGCAACAGCATCAGCGCGTATGTCGGAGGAGATGACATTTACCACCTTCCACCTCCCCCAGAAGAGCTCAACCATTACTGA